TAGATTCTCTAATTCTTAAAGTCTAATGGAGGTAAGCACAGCCTTTTTTCATGTCAATGATGGCAAAGAACAGGGCAATTGTCATCCACCTATGGTCAATGTGATaccacagagggacagatggCAAAAAGTAATGGAGTTCAAACTGAGAgaattcaaacacacaacagtacTCACCACAGAGCAGGGAGCGGGGCATGATGCACGGGGGTCACAAATATGTTGTTGAAGTTATAGAGGGGGAAGGCTGCATTCACCATGGAAACCGTTTGGTAGTCTTCCTTATCAGGTGTCGGGATCCACCTCTGCGGACTTGTGTAACCAGCATCAGGACTCCACCCCAGCTTCACAGAAAAGAGGAGACACCAGAGGTGAGATGTCAAGGGAGAAGTGAGCCTACGGCTGCAGTACAGTAAAACTCTCTATTAAGATAACGACTGCAAATAAAGCCTGAACCAGATTTGGAAATGTGTATTAGAAGAATGAGAATCCCAGGTTTATGCGTCATCAACGTTGACCTTGATACAATACATACTGAGGTATGTAATATTATTAACAAAATTGTGACATGGCTTGAGGGCCGTGTTTTGAAAGATAAATCAAACTCACCTCACACTCGCGTTGCTTCTTCTTCGTCATCTCTGCTACCTCTTCATCCACATCTTGCAAATACTGAGGGTCACATATTGAAAAAAGATGACGTCTTCAAGTTGTTTCAGACAGCACACACAAGATATACAGCAGATCCTTTCCTGGGTGCATTATGCTTTTGAGTATTGcaataataaattcaaataatcATCACCATCTACCAATGATGCTTGACAACAATGAAGCAAAGGACACTATTCTTTAGCAGCCCTGGTGAATAGATGTGATCAGATTTATACTTCCTCACTGGATTATTCGCTTAGTTGTGGGCTAAGTGTGCAAGCCTTTCAGACCACTTACAATGGCAACATCTGCCTTCCTCTTTCTCGGTCGTACTGTATTTTCCTTGGGCGCCTCGGGAGCGACAGACTCGGGTTCCGTCTCTTCCCTGTTAACaacacagagcaaaaaaaattgTTGGTCTATGGCATCAACGTAAAACTATTTCAAATGCTCGCATACACATGGTGTTTGGGGTCAAAATAAGTGTCGCACAACAACAGGCTAGTCGGCCGGATGGCTAAAGCTCCAACtcaacttttctttctgtcgTCACCCACTTTGATTGACGGCCTCGACACAGCCGCGAAGGAAACAAACGTGGAACTCACCGTTTTCCTCGCATTATACTCCGAGGGCTTGGTTCCGAGCAAACCTGCGAATGagaatatttttaaagttatatattttattttatgggcagaggagggggggttaagaaacactcattcacacactccCAACCCCCACTCTAAACTCCCTCCATCTGACAAAGCCCAACGTAGCCTGGCGCGGGGAAATGGTATAGTACGTAAAGTTAAAAGTCGCCCAAAAAATGAGAACCGTATAATTTGAGGATATTTGTCGAATTGCCCGACGACTATATCCCACCAGACGTTATTAGGTCGCACATTTCTTAGGAGAACCTCGTTATTTTCAGCCACTAACTTTTGGACAGCTGGTTCTGCCACATAATGGCCGAACAACGCAGCGGGGACAACCCATTTCTCAACTCACTatttaacagcaacaacatcgAACCCATAGCTAACACTATCCACAACGAAGGGCTGGCATCTACACGAGCGTTTACTTCATTAGCAACTTGTCGCAGCTTAGTTAGCATATTAAGGCAGCTCAGCTACGAAAGTTGTAGCTCAAACTAGCCCGGTGTGACCAACTCGACGCTGTGATAAAGTTTAGTTCCAGCCACTCACCCCAAGATTCTGCCTTGAAGTTTACTCCTCTCCGCGTCTGATATGTAGAAATGCAAGTGTTTCGCTCTAATGAATCTGCTTGTTGTTCGATTTTCGAGGAGCTGTATCTGTGTGAGTGTTCTTCTAGGCCGGGCTAGTTCCTCTGAGCTGGCGCCTTGTAGAGAACAGATGAGTTTAAGCATCAACGTCAGTGGGGGGAGTAGGTTTAACTTGGCGCTAAACCTCGGACCTCACCGCCTCTTTTTATTCGAATTTCAACACCATCCGACGCATCTTCACACCTGTAAAGAACAGAGGACGTATACATTGACGTGGTCTGTATAAATTGTGCtaaaagaagggaatatataaGTTTAAAATGTTACCGGTAAAACGGGAGGCGTAGCCGAGCTGGTGACAGCTGCGGGGGCGGGTCTTCCAAAGCGGAAGTGCCGAGACACCGCGTGGCTAGTCTGTCAGATGTAAACAAAGCCGTGGTGCTTttgaaaaagactgaaaataaagcGTACCACGGCCAAATAGTCATAAGGCAGATGAGTATACTCGTTGTTTGATCGTCGGACGTGGCTGTCAGCCGTTGTCATTTTTGGCGCATCTGttatttggatttaaaaaacagGATGATCGTGCCAGGGCGCCCTTTTCCAGTGCGGGTTACCGAACCTGCTCAGGTTTGCCACCACCCACCTCTTCTCTAAACAAACTTGTTGCACTACTAAATCCATTTTGTGGTCGGATAATATAAAATAAGGCATTGATACTGATTCAGACTGGATTTGAGGACAGTTTATTGATTTAGCAAAACGACCCTTGGCCAGTCACGTGATCCCCACGCTAAAAAGACAAAGCTACGGTTTGTCCTCTGCTCCATTGGCgctccataaaaaaacaaaagaatgaagTTTTTGGATCTTTTCGGGCGCCTAAAATCCATCGTTATTGGAATGGTTCACGTTAAAGCCTTACCAGGTGAAGTAAAAGTGCATGAGACTCCAATGTTCAAATGTGAAATTTTAGTTCCGCATGGCAAACGTTCGTGAGTAAATGTCAGTGTTCCATTGAGACAGGCTCTTGTCAGGGGTGAactgttaaatattaattttctggATTATTTTTGCCCAAACACAAAAGTGCAAGTACCTTAAATTTAAAGGGTGATAGTTAAGTTTAAAAAGCATGTATCATATGACAATAAACTGAACATATTTTTAGTTTGAAAGATTTGTAAAGTAACTGATAGCttgattttgacatttctggTTACATTACATTGACATAAAAATGGAATGAATAActcttgagaaaaaaacaatatgtttctttgtgttatGGTGGCACTTGTGGTATCTCATAATGTATGTCATCTCACCACgtttcttgtgtgtttcaggaaCCCCTCTAAGTTGTTTGAAGATGGCCCAGATCACCGAAGAAGCGTGCCGGGAGGCAGCAATCTACCGTGATGCAGGGGTGGTGAGTTACTGCACATGTGAATTACATTCCTTACACATCTGAAGTCTTTCCAGTCTAGTTGGTAACCGTCACCTATATGTCCTTCTCTCAGGATGGCGTGATTATTGAAAACATGCACGATATCCCTTACTCCTTCCACGTGGGTCCCGAGGTGTGTGCCTGTATGACAGCTGTCTGTACTGCTGTGAGAAGCATCTGTCCATTCCTACCACTTGGAGTGCAAATACTGTCTTCCGCTAACCAACCGGCACTGGCTGTAGCTCTGGCTTCAGGTTTTGTCAAtcataaattaaactgatgttGATCTGCATATAAGGTGTTAACTTCAACCAAAGCTTTCTGAGCAGAACAGAATAGAGGTATTCTGCTATCATAGCCTATGTGTAAACAGATTTTCCTACTGCAGCAGATTTCACTCTCTGCTCTTCCATTTGTAAACTGAGTTGTGTTTATCTGTGAAAGAAGTCGATGAGTGTTTGGTCTTTAGTGAAGAGGTCAGCTTCTTGTGTGTCAGCCAAATCATCACCAGTTAGTCAGCCATAGATAGTGTTATAATGTACGGTTACAGGTCTGGATTTCATCAGGGCCGAGGGATTTGTCTTTTCTCATGTGGCGGATGAGGGCCTTCTGAATGCCTGCGCCGGGGACTTGCTGAGGTATCGCAAGCAGATTGGTGCTGACCACGTGCAGATCTTTACCGACATCAAAAAGAAGCACAGGTGAGATCAACATGTGTACAGTTTCACTAGTATGTAGAACCCAATGACCTACTGATACACAGCAAAACCTGAAGTTGTTTGTGACACCATATGTCTCTGAAAGCATTTTTTATAGAGAACTGACACCGTGACAGGACTAACTACTGATCAATCCCCTGCCTTCTACTAAATGAAGATcaatacagttttgttttgactgGATAGTACATATCAGTCATCAAATATTTAACCAGTTTCACTTTGACAGAAGGTTGATCTTGGCTTTTAGTTGGGTCTAGCAAACTGCTTAAAAGTGAAATTTTGGACTTCAGATCAAATATTTTGATCAAAGTAAAAATCCTTCTCTTCTATCCTCACTTACAAATAGTCAAATCTATTTACCAGATATCTTTTGACTTATTCAAATATTCCAATTGCAGTAAGTTCTGCAGGTGGCTTGAGAGCTGAAAGATGTAGGACTAAGCCCTGTAACCACAACTTCCCTTGTTTGATTCCACTGGGGGACCTTCAGTGCATGCTATATTACTCTTTCACATTCTGCTTTGTATTATAAGAATAAGCATCGGTTGAACTTATGAGAAAAAGGTGGCATAGATCCAAACGTATCTTAACTTGGTTAGGAGATGCTGTACAGAGGTAAGAACACAACTACCAACGTATGTTTCAGAATGACTCCAGCTATAACATCATAAGTTTTTAAAGGTTCAGCATTCTCCTATTTGCAAGTCTTGCTTTATTCTTAAATCGTGTCCAGTCACACGATAAATGTCATACCTGTTATAACTCATAACTCGTTATAACTGCATGTAATGTTATCTCTGCATTGGTCAGTTGTGTAGATGTTGAGAACAGAGctaacattattttgttttccatcccTTTGTATGCATCTTCATTTGTACCTGCCCCTGAGTTGTGTCATGTGTCTCCCTGTTAAgctagttttagtttgtttttttctctcggCCAATTTCCTATTAGTTTACCCTTATATTAATCAGTTAGAAATAAGATTTATACACATAATAACACAGATGAAGTTTTTCATATGGGCAGACTGTGCAGAATGTTATTCATTAAAATAcaggttttaaaatgatttgttttgtaaaatgctgTTTAAAACATATGTGACTTTACATGGGACTAGTTGAAATGTGCTCATAAAGGTttgatgtgtgtgagagagagtctAATAAAAGTGCATTTTCTACACTCACTGTGTCATCAGTGAGTATTCCCAGAGAACTCACAAAATCCTGCCACAAAAATACATTGTAGGTCTGGATGTTTTCATGGATTATCCAGGTTTATGGAACTAccacaaatcacatttttatgcacatttttatgttttaactgATTTGTTAAATCAGTAAATTGTCAATAAACAGCTAATTTCGCTCTGTGTGTTCCCAGCTCTCATGCCCTGACATCAGACGTGACTATTGAAGAGACAGCACATGCCGCTGAGTTCTTCCTCTCAGACGGACTCATCATCACGGGAACAGCCACTGGAGTGCAGGCTGACCCACGAGAGCTCAGAGGTATGGCCAGGAGCcatattttgtttctgtgaatgcaaaaaaaaaagctgctgataACTAAATGATTGATCCAACACTCCTTATGCCCGTCATTTATGCCatagaaatgaaaaaggaaaggaaaatatTCTAATTAATTATCACCTAAAATAACAAGAGAGAGGAAAGCAATTCTCCAgtttttcacagtttcattGTCATTCCCTCACTGCCTCAtttgtccagcagagggcgcccTCGTCTGTAGTGGTAAATAAAGAGTTCCTGCACTATTCAGTGTCTTCTATTGATCGGGACAGTGCCACtctttctctgtccctctctcacacacaccatATGCACTAAAGTAGCACTCACTTTACTTCACTTTAGTGTTTTTAGATTAATTTCCAGGGGGTGGTTACTGTGATGGACAGTTATCCTCAGCAGAAACTAGAATGGGTGTATGTgtcccacacacaaactgagagcTGGTTCCAAGGCTCTACCTCCCGTTTTCGACTTTTTGAAAACATATAAACCACAAGTATGTATTGGGATAATAGTgtgctttgacatttttatgatACGACAGAGCTTGGTCAAGCATTTGCAGAAGTATTTTAAATTCTACATCATATTGTGGAAACACGTGTGATTCTTCTTCCTAGTCCCTGTCAGTACTAATGCTGCAGCCCCAACAGGACATACAGTTTGAGTAACATCCATAAGAGTGCCACTGAGTCAAGCTTTTCAGGTTACAGAGAAATGTGGACTGGATGGAAGGTTCATGAAGTAGTTTGATACTACTACCAGTGGTCCACCTATATTTAGTCAAACACCATCCCTAATGCTGCACTTGTCTAAACTTTATAGTGTTGACACATCACAACTGGAAAAGGAAGAGTGCTACCACCGTGTCACACCACTAGTCTGTTCTTCAACTCAGCTGATGATGTTTACATGTTCAgtcttttctttgctgcagcCTGTCAGGGCCAATGAAATCCACCATAATTTAAGGTACATCTTTTTAGCTGTGGATTAGATTGAGCTTCACTGAACTGCTCTCCTTAGTGCATGCAGATACCTCATCACGAAGTCTTGAGAGTGAGAGTCTGTGAGCGTGTTCCCACAGCTGACCAGAACCATTAGTCGTGCTCACCTGGGCCATAGATATCAGTGCTTTGTTGAACTTAGCTCTGTTTCTGGCTATGACTGTACTGGGCGCTGTGCAGGGATAGGTAATATGGGAGGCGCTCTAACTCAGTCGGTTGCGAGAGAAAATATGAGAATTGAgcttacacaaaaaaaaaaaaaaacactgagcctGTTTGTGGGGACGGTAACTGCAGATCAGAAAGATGCAACTCTGAAGCCAGAAAAAATGGAGTAACGCacaaggagagagaagaaacacagTCAATACAATCTATTTGTGCCATATAAATATGCAGAGAGTGAAAGTGGAGCAAGGGATACTGGATACTGTCACTGGAAGTCCCCTATGTATACTGCCCTACAGCAGCAAAGCATATGGAAGGTTCACACTCACCTAAATCAGTCCTTACCATAAGccttttcaaaaataaatgtctaaagCCTAACCCTCAAAGTAGAGAGGatgagctggttccataggagaggagcctgatatctgaaggctctacctcccattctactttttcaAACTCTCTGAACAAGTACGCCTGGACTTTGAGAGTGAGATGCTCTAATGGGATCACTGGATATTACGATTCAGTGGAACTTGGACATTAAAGACTTTTGCAGAAGGAGAAAGATcttaaatactttattaataaCCACTTTATTAATCCAACAAATGCATGCACAAACTCACTAAAGGACGTTTGTAATTTTGACTCTAGGTCAAAACTTTGAGTAAGGAGAAGGTGGGGATGGGGAGGCttgagatggaggagggggcgATATCCCACATATGGGgtaaacattttgtattttctgtaacCCTGTGTATCTCTCTTGCTTCGTGCAGTTTTCCTTTATTCCGATGCAAGACGTCAAACAAGGTTTTATTGGCAGTTAAGCCTTTTAACATGTTATTCCTCTGACTGACAAGACATTGTTATAgctttattaagatttttttccactgaaatCCACAACAAAtatgtctaaaaataaattaaaaaggtaTGCAAATGATATATGTCTGTGCATAACATGATGAGTACTATTTTATACTAATTATCTGACAGCTACTTGAGTAAGGTGAGCTCAAGAAATACGATACAGTACAACTTTTGTGTGAGTTACTTTAATGGTATATgtattagtaataataattcaattatGTTGTATTACAGTATAAAGGGGCCAACTAATGCAGCTCATAATAATGTACGtctatttttaaattgtggGATCTGGCAGAGTGGCTCAATCAGCAGCCAAGAAGCCTCTTAATAAAGGCACTCGGGTTTGTATCTGCTGAAGGTTATTGGGTCTGAAATCTGCACCACGTTCCTCTCATAGCCACACCAGGGCTGCTATTTTAAGCAGAGTCTCCAGCTTGACATATAAGACTGTAAACACCTAACTGGAAACTTGACAGTCGCACAATCTAGGTTTCAGACTTGCCAGTTGGCTGATACACAAGAACAaatacgcaaacacacacacacacttgcccCTGTTACCCTCACACTCACGTGCATTCTCCCTTGTTAACACTAACATGCAGGGACCGGTCCGACACAACTGGAGGGAGAGCTCACATGACACTGTGTCCAAAGTTCACTCAGTGTATTGCAGCTTCACTTGACTTGGACTCTCACCATCACAGCAGGAGCCTGGAGCACGTTCATTATCATTAGAGTGGTTAAGCCCTGCTTCGATAGAAACACAATGTAACGTGCACGTTTTATTCTATGTCTGTACGGAGGAGGTTTTGTAAAAAATATGTCAGATTTATGTGTTTGCCAATGTTCTACTGTTTCCTTGTGTTTACAGATGTTTCCCAGTCTGTGAGAATCCCAGTCCTGATTGGTTCTGGAGTGACCTATGACAACATGGAACGCTACCTTGATGCAAGTGGAATGATCGTCGGTTCACATTTTAAGTACGGCGGGCACTGGGCCAACGGAGTTGACCCAGACCAGGTGAAGAGGTTCATGGAAAAGATACACCGCCTTCgaacatgaaacacaaagatGTCTGGAGTCATCCCATCGCCTCAGCATGTTTGCAAAATATTCTGCCACATTAAATACATGCCAACATGACTTAAGAAAACaagttttatttgcatttttttgtacatttttataaatacacacaaatagaaaaagattttttttacaacaatttTCATGACATGTAAAAAGTAACTGCTGAAAAGTACAAAAGTAATCTTAAGCAGAGTCAACAGCAATATTTTTCTTGAAGTTGTCACACAACATGAATACTGTACAGGTAACATGCATGGAAATGAACTTTTAATGCACTTGGCACAAGTGCACAAGTCACATGCTCATTACAACCAAAGAACAGAAAGTCACAATGTGCCATAATCCATCTGCATCATTTTTCATATTTGGAGCAGTATCACACACTAACAGTAACAACATCGTCCTGTAAGTCCTACATCTACACATACAAATCTACACACGCCAAACAATCCAGCTCTTCTGTTTGGATAGTTTACATCATCAACATTTCTGTGAAAAGTAACTCTTTCTTATCAATAGTTTCCAAACCTAAAGGAGCAACTGTGTCTTTTATGGTCAggagtttgaggttttgtttcGCCTTGGTGGATATAAACAATTTACAGTTTGAGGTGAAACAATTATGGAAAACCTGAGTAATTCAGGACCAAAGCACTGTGCTACACAGTGGGCTGCGCTGGAGGCAACTTCACACACAGCCGCTCAGAAGCATCATCCCGTTCAGTAGTTGTACAGGCGCTGGCAGGGCTGCTTGAAGTGGCCGTAGCGTTTCTCTCCTGGGGAGAATCTCATCTTAGCCAGATTCTGCCTGTGGAGGGCACTGCGGCTCAGCTTCGTCCTCTCAGCCTGGGTCCTGGCTCTCTGCAGAGCCAGCAGCTGGATGTGGCACGGCAGAGGGATCCCCCAGGCAGCAAGACGCCAAGAGACATTCCGCCTCACTGTCACTGGCCTGGGCAGATGCAGGGAAGTGTTAACAGTTCGTTTCATGTGAGATTTTAGATGCAATACAGCAACACAGTATGAGAGATGTCATGTTACTGCCCACCCgttgtgtgtgaatgtactggcttttttagcttttctcttttcctgatTAAGAGTTTGGGATAGATATGTAAGGCCAATTATATAAGGCTTTTTGATGGTTCATTATGGCTTACATCTCAAGGAAGAATAATTCCATGCTAAAGGTTCATTCTTGTTCATGGAAACCTTGAAGTTGCTAAATTAACAGTCTAACAGGTATCATCCTATCCTATATGTGGTATGACAAAAACTTGCCTTTGCACTTTTCAAGaaaaaaccctaaccctaaccctaatgacTACAAAAGGTAACTGATGGAACCAGAGATTTGACGGATATGGTAAGGTGGCTACCTTCTGTTTACTGCTCTGACAAGTTCAACACATATGCACTAAAGCTCCTTCATTTATCGTGTTGT
The sequence above is drawn from the Mugil cephalus isolate CIBA_MC_2020 chromosome 3, CIBA_Mcephalus_1.1, whole genome shotgun sequence genome and encodes:
- the zgc:162297 gene encoding uncharacterized protein F13E9.13, mitochondrial isoform X1; this encodes MKFLDLFGRLKSIVIGMVHVKALPGTPLSCLKMAQITEEACREAAIYRDAGVDGVIIENMHDIPYSFHVGPEVCACMTAVCTAVRSICPFLPLGVQILSSANQPALAVALASGLDFIRAEGFVFSHVADEGLLNACAGDLLRYRKQIGADHVQIFTDIKKKHSSHALTSDVTIEETAHAAEFFLSDGLIITGTATGVQADPRELRDVSQSVRIPVLIGSGVTYDNMERYLDASGMIVGSHFKYGGHWANGVDPDQVKRFMEKIHRLRT
- the zgc:162297 gene encoding uncharacterized protein F13E9.13, mitochondrial isoform X2, translated to MAQITEEACREAAIYRDAGVDGVIIENMHDIPYSFHVGPEVCACMTAVCTAVRSICPFLPLGVQILSSANQPALAVALASGLDFIRAEGFVFSHVADEGLLNACAGDLLRYRKQIGADHVQIFTDIKKKHSSHALTSDVTIEETAHAAEFFLSDGLIITGTATGVQADPRELRDVSQSVRIPVLIGSGVTYDNMERYLDASGMIVGSHFKYGGHWANGVDPDQVKRFMEKIHRLRT